One part of the Halobacteria archaeon AArc-dxtr1 genome encodes these proteins:
- a CDS encoding ArsR family transcriptional regulator, which translates to MDSAALLDLLGNENRRRILRLLARKPCYVTEISEYLSVSPKAVIEHLRKLEEAGMVESRVDDQRRKYFHIARNVRLEVSVSPYGFASKSAYPSNNSFDITTCRHLSLEVADGETDELADLLGTVERLEQLENELSLAQRWVQGRLCDTLDHISESVGGGPESRIYADLLASIRSEPKGVDDLARDVDAPRDLVAELLETMADEGVVTRTERGWELATRSDQ; encoded by the coding sequence ATGGACTCAGCTGCGCTGTTGGACCTCCTCGGAAACGAGAACCGGCGGCGCATTCTGCGGCTTCTCGCGCGGAAACCGTGTTATGTAACCGAGATCTCCGAATATCTAAGCGTCAGCCCCAAGGCGGTCATCGAACACCTCCGCAAGCTAGAAGAAGCAGGGATGGTCGAGAGCCGCGTCGACGATCAGCGTCGCAAGTACTTTCACATCGCCAGAAACGTCCGCCTCGAGGTCAGCGTCTCGCCGTACGGCTTCGCGAGCAAGAGCGCCTATCCGTCGAACAACAGCTTCGACATCACCACCTGCCGGCACCTCTCGCTTGAAGTCGCCGACGGAGAGACCGACGAACTCGCAGATCTGCTGGGAACCGTCGAGCGCCTCGAACAGCTCGAAAACGAGCTCTCGCTGGCCCAGCGGTGGGTACAGGGCCGACTCTGTGACACGCTCGATCACATCTCCGAGAGCGTCGGCGGCGGCCCCGAGAGTCGCATCTATGCGGATCTACTGGCGAGCATCCGTTCGGAGCCCAAGGGCGTCGACGACCTCGCCCGCGACGTCGACGCGCCTCGCGATTTGGTCGCGGAGTTACTCGAGACGATGGCCGACGAAGGAGTCGTCACGCGGACGGAACGCGGCTGGGAACTGGCGACAAGAAGTGATCAGTAA
- the gatD gene encoding Glu-tRNA(Gln) amidotransferase subunit GatD produces MNPGDRVSVDADERSYEGVLLPSSTDDHLVVKLDGGYNVGVEREGADVDVIESDVYDVEDGGTDEGGSEITFDEELPTISLISTGGTIASTIDYRTGAVTAQFDAEDVLRAVPDLAGRANYRGRVVTNILSENMEPATWQELAEAVHEEIEAGADGVVVMHGTDTMQYSAAALAFMLETPVPIVFTGSQRSADRPSSDNVMNAVCAVEAAKADCAEVLVCMHASESDTTCALHRGTRVRKSHTSRRSAFETVGAEPLGEVDYEREEVSFRREHRERGEADLAIASDVATDVEFVKFTPGMDPAFFDVAEGSAGLIVEGTGLGHVHTDLIPKIESLIADGTTVVMTSQCLEGRVCDRVYDTGRDLLEAGVVEGEDVLPETATVKLMWALANAEDVEEAMGTSLAGEIQDRSVPWT; encoded by the coding sequence ATGAATCCAGGCGATCGCGTCAGCGTGGACGCGGACGAGCGCAGCTACGAGGGCGTCTTACTCCCCTCGAGTACCGACGACCACCTCGTCGTGAAACTCGACGGCGGCTACAACGTCGGTGTCGAACGCGAGGGGGCCGACGTCGACGTCATCGAGAGCGACGTCTACGACGTCGAAGACGGCGGCACAGACGAGGGCGGCTCCGAGATCACCTTCGACGAGGAACTGCCGACGATCTCGCTGATCTCGACGGGCGGCACCATCGCCTCGACGATCGACTACCGGACCGGCGCGGTCACCGCCCAGTTCGACGCCGAGGACGTCCTCCGGGCGGTTCCGGACCTCGCGGGCCGGGCGAACTACCGCGGGCGCGTCGTGACGAACATCCTCTCGGAGAACATGGAGCCGGCGACCTGGCAGGAACTCGCCGAAGCCGTCCACGAAGAGATCGAAGCCGGCGCCGACGGCGTCGTCGTCATGCACGGGACGGACACGATGCAGTACTCGGCCGCCGCGCTTGCTTTCATGCTCGAGACGCCGGTCCCGATCGTCTTTACGGGTAGCCAGCGCTCCGCGGACCGACCGTCCTCGGACAACGTGATGAACGCCGTCTGCGCCGTCGAAGCCGCGAAAGCAGACTGCGCGGAGGTGCTGGTCTGCATGCACGCGAGCGAGTCCGACACGACCTGTGCGCTCCACCGCGGGACCCGGGTCCGCAAGAGCCACACCTCGCGCCGGAGCGCCTTCGAGACCGTCGGCGCCGAACCGCTCGGCGAGGTGGACTACGAACGCGAGGAAGTGTCCTTCCGCCGCGAGCACCGCGAGCGGGGCGAGGCCGACCTTGCTATCGCATCGGACGTAGCGACCGACGTCGAGTTCGTGAAGTTCACGCCGGGGATGGACCCCGCCTTTTTCGACGTCGCCGAGGGCTCGGCAGGGCTGATTGTCGAGGGGACCGGCCTCGGCCACGTCCACACGGACCTGATCCCCAAAATCGAGTCGCTGATCGCGGACGGGACGACCGTCGTGATGACCAGCCAGTGTCTCGAGGGGCGGGTCTGTGACCGTGTCTACGACACCGGTCGCGACCTGCTCGAGGCGGGCGTCGTCGAAGGAGAGGACGTACTCCCCGAGACGGCGACAGTGAAGCTCATGTGGGCGCTCGCCAACGCGGAGGACGTCGAGGAGGCGATGGGGACCTCGCTGGCCGGCGAGATTCAGGATCGCTCGGTTCCCTGGACGTAG
- a CDS encoding DUF5802 family protein, translating into MFETFSRSYYLGRLYVTPTEGDRALMHGEQHERINEEVYATGEGVERLDAPLVMKLESSHFPVHGTDAVPANTLAVPEPLLAATDIRNPPSLQQVLLARRERARQLLAFAGWGGPMTSGSGETGG; encoded by the coding sequence ATGTTCGAGACCTTCTCGCGCAGCTACTATCTCGGACGCCTCTACGTGACCCCCACCGAGGGCGACCGTGCGCTCATGCACGGCGAGCAACACGAGCGAATCAACGAGGAAGTGTATGCCACCGGCGAGGGCGTCGAACGCCTCGACGCCCCACTCGTGATGAAACTCGAGTCGAGTCACTTCCCGGTCCACGGCACCGATGCCGTCCCCGCGAACACGCTCGCGGTGCCCGAGCCCCTGCTCGCGGCGACCGACATTCGGAATCCACCCTCCCTCCAGCAGGTGTTACTCGCCCGCCGCGAACGGGCGCGCCAACTGCTCGCGTTCGCGGGTTGGGGCGGCCCGATGACGTCAGGCTCCGGCGAAACCGGGGGTTAG
- a CDS encoding plastocyanin/azurin family copper-binding protein yields the protein MSGRWTTRRRLLATGGATLTAGVAGCLDESPGEDDPQLGDPEPHVDVEVGSDAAAGHLDPAAIHLVEGGTVEWVVETGSQETVAYHPATHGEQRRIPDDADPWVSGPLSEGETFGRTFDVEGVYDYACRTHESEGAVGSIVVGWPNPDEQPGLGSPSEEYPDAAIDALRRHDDRVREFLEDTQG from the coding sequence ATGAGCGGGCGATGGACCACGCGTCGGCGACTGCTCGCGACGGGCGGGGCGACCCTCACGGCGGGGGTTGCCGGCTGTCTCGACGAGAGTCCGGGCGAGGACGATCCACAGCTGGGCGATCCGGAGCCACACGTCGACGTCGAGGTCGGAAGCGACGCAGCGGCGGGCCACCTCGACCCGGCAGCCATCCACCTCGTCGAGGGCGGGACGGTCGAGTGGGTCGTCGAGACGGGAAGCCAAGAGACGGTTGCGTACCATCCGGCCACCCACGGTGAGCAGCGGCGAATCCCAGACGACGCCGACCCCTGGGTGAGCGGACCGCTCTCTGAGGGCGAGACGTTCGGCCGAACGTTCGACGTCGAAGGTGTATACGATTACGCGTGTAGGACTCACGAGTCCGAGGGTGCGGTGGGGAGCATCGTCGTCGGATGGCCGAATCCGGACGAACAGCCCGGACTCGGATCGCCCTCGGAGGAGTATCCCGACGCTGCGATCGACGCGCTCAGACGCCACGACGATCGCGTCCGCGAGTTCTTAGAAGACACACAGGGGTAG
- a CDS encoding universal stress protein, translated as MDKGNREIVAHVLLPVANEEDARATARTLEPYQPDRVTALHVVEKGEGVPDKTPVEQSEEIAADSFVAVRTVFPDADGRKSYSRDVTEAIFDVADEIDATAIAFRSRAGSRITQLLSGDRSLKLVTQTDRPVIALPRQDTDD; from the coding sequence ATGGACAAGGGAAACCGGGAGATCGTAGCGCATGTCCTGCTTCCGGTCGCCAACGAGGAGGACGCTCGCGCGACGGCTCGGACGTTAGAGCCGTATCAGCCCGATCGCGTAACGGCACTCCACGTGGTCGAAAAGGGCGAGGGGGTTCCGGACAAGACGCCCGTCGAACAGTCCGAGGAGATCGCGGCCGACTCGTTTGTAGCCGTCCGAACGGTGTTCCCTGACGCCGACGGACGAAAATCGTACTCACGAGACGTTACGGAGGCCATCTTCGACGTCGCCGATGAGATCGACGCGACCGCCATCGCCTTTCGCTCGCGAGCCGGTAGCCGGATCACACAGCTCCTCTCCGGAGACCGGTCACTCAAACTAGTTACGCAAACCGATCGGCCGGTTATTGCACTTCCACGGCAGGATACAGATGACTGA
- a CDS encoding Vms1/Ankzf1 family peptidyl-tRNA hydrolase has translation MIDELLGRASLKERIDELEAEAERLRRRYEAESERRSEAVTAKQTAEERQNRLEDRIAQLEGELERREGDGRTDLEFRRREQLRGSRLRSVLDRLESVRAGDEGAFTATIDDDGEVETAVGADGQVPDEVATVLGERTALLADAGPCLLCVDDAGLVATTLDPPLLPSVDPVWDDRFALDRSWFLPTGRYALALVRTDLFAVGVYEDSECVRSRGFESDVKGTHSKGGFSQARFERIRDEQIDAHLDRAADAVTDVRADVDQFYLTGQRGVLEPFATEAGLEPDASVAVDATGDPEPALDDAFRSFWTTDLQTL, from the coding sequence ATGATCGACGAGCTGCTGGGTCGCGCGTCGCTCAAAGAGCGCATCGACGAACTCGAGGCGGAGGCCGAGCGGTTGCGTCGACGCTACGAGGCAGAGTCCGAGCGCCGATCCGAAGCCGTCACGGCGAAACAGACGGCCGAGGAGCGCCAGAATCGGTTAGAAGACCGTATCGCACAGCTCGAAGGGGAACTCGAACGCCGAGAAGGTGATGGCAGGACGGACCTCGAGTTTCGACGCCGGGAACAGCTACGCGGGAGCCGTCTCCGATCTGTCCTCGATCGCCTCGAGTCCGTGCGTGCCGGTGACGAGGGTGCGTTCACGGCGACCATCGATGACGACGGCGAGGTCGAGACCGCCGTCGGTGCCGATGGGCAAGTTCCGGACGAAGTCGCGACCGTGCTGGGAGAGCGAACCGCGCTTCTCGCCGACGCCGGCCCCTGTCTGCTTTGCGTCGACGACGCCGGACTCGTCGCGACGACGCTCGACCCCCCGCTGTTGCCGTCGGTCGACCCCGTTTGGGACGATCGCTTCGCTCTCGATCGCTCGTGGTTTCTGCCGACGGGACGGTACGCACTCGCGCTCGTCCGGACGGACCTCTTCGCGGTCGGCGTCTACGAAGACAGCGAGTGCGTCCGCTCGCGGGGCTTCGAGAGCGACGTCAAAGGGACTCACTCGAAAGGCGGCTTCTCTCAGGCTCGCTTCGAGCGCATCCGCGACGAGCAAATCGACGCCCACCTAGACCGCGCTGCAGACGCCGTCACGGACGTCCGGGCCGACGTCGATCAGTTCTACCTAACCGGCCAGCGCGGCGTTCTCGAGCCGTTCGCGACGGAAGCCGGCCTCGAGCCGGATGCGAGCGTCGCCGTCGACGCGACGGGCGATCCCGAACCGGCACTCGACGACGCCTTCCGATCGTTCTGGACGACGGATCTGCAGACATTGTGA
- a CDS encoding FxLYD domain-containing protein → MTGQRTSTDAVRTRPTRRRVLASFGAGAAAVIAGCNGVGSDAAPSYETGTVGDIEGDDRTAEEMAAAEAVAEQEINEGVTPIDALSLSDHEFVHEDDYRGSTVQGTAENTGDDRIQVAEVRVRVSNDDGEHLGRYLDTTGDLEPDSTWAFEAILLESPADIDAYDVTALGTPT, encoded by the coding sequence ATGACCGGACAGCGAACGTCCACGGACGCGGTGAGGACTCGACCGACTCGCCGTCGCGTCCTCGCGAGCTTTGGGGCGGGCGCTGCTGCCGTGATCGCCGGCTGCAACGGCGTCGGTAGCGACGCCGCGCCGAGCTACGAGACCGGAACGGTCGGCGATATCGAGGGCGACGATCGAACAGCCGAGGAGATGGCCGCCGCGGAAGCCGTCGCCGAACAAGAGATCAACGAGGGCGTCACGCCGATCGACGCACTCTCCCTCAGCGATCACGAGTTCGTCCACGAAGACGACTACCGGGGATCGACCGTACAGGGAACCGCCGAGAACACCGGAGACGATCGGATACAGGTCGCCGAGGTTCGCGTCCGTGTCTCCAACGACGACGGCGAACACCTCGGCCGGTACCTCGATACCACTGGAGACCTCGAGCCGGATTCGACGTGGGCGTTCGAGGCGATCCTGCTCGAATCGCCCGCCGATATCGACGCCTACGACGTGACGGCGCTCGGAACGCCGACCTGA
- a CDS encoding MoaD/ThiS family protein, whose amino-acid sequence MEWKLFADLAEVAGDRHVAVDVEDGATVGDALDALLADRPALDERVRTDGGELRPQINVLRNGTDVDADDGLGDPVEEGDELALFPPVSGG is encoded by the coding sequence ATGGAGTGGAAGCTGTTCGCCGATCTCGCGGAGGTCGCCGGAGATCGCCACGTCGCCGTCGACGTCGAGGACGGTGCGACCGTCGGAGACGCCCTCGACGCCCTACTCGCAGACCGGCCGGCGCTCGACGAGCGCGTCCGAACCGACGGCGGCGAGTTGCGCCCGCAGATCAACGTGTTGCGAAACGGGACCGACGTCGACGCCGACGACGGACTCGGCGATCCGGTCGAAGAGGGCGACGAACTGGCCCTGTTCCCGCCGGTCAGCGGCGGGTAA
- a CDS encoding NAD-binding protein: MVGERVVERLPDNWRWIVTTRAAVALALAVALLSVVTGVFNIGQETVDYGPLAGQVPDAVQQTVGFTGAFTGFLMVGSALALRRGLRAGWYATLILMPVTAVQGLLQVSQYSLPLVVLSLLSIPLLLATRNRFDRSLSLTTTQIAAGGALLGVQLYGTFGAYALREQFDGVETVLDAFYFTLITSSTVGYGDIGPETAEAQLFTMSVVVLGVASFGIAIGALVGPAIQARITKTLGKMTDSELERLDEHVLVLGYGDLTEPIVTELDDSGVPFVVITRDESAASDLSSRDIRVLTANPSDEGPLQRARIKRAKAVLVATDHDAEDALSVLTARELNPDVRIVTAATDRRNVEKLRRAGADDVIGLAELGGHLLVRSALGTDDSSAIEQLLQTE, from the coding sequence ATGGTTGGCGAGCGCGTCGTCGAGCGGTTGCCCGACAACTGGCGGTGGATCGTGACCACGCGAGCAGCCGTCGCCCTCGCGCTGGCCGTGGCGTTGCTCTCTGTCGTCACTGGCGTTTTCAACATCGGCCAGGAGACCGTCGACTACGGGCCGCTCGCGGGACAGGTTCCGGACGCTGTCCAACAGACAGTCGGCTTCACCGGCGCGTTCACGGGATTTCTGATGGTCGGGAGCGCGCTCGCACTCCGGCGCGGGCTGCGGGCCGGCTGGTATGCGACCCTGATACTGATGCCAGTGACGGCGGTCCAGGGATTGCTTCAGGTGAGTCAGTACTCCCTGCCGCTCGTCGTCCTCTCGCTTCTCTCGATCCCCCTGTTGCTCGCCACGCGAAACCGGTTCGACAGATCGCTCTCGCTGACGACGACCCAGATCGCCGCTGGCGGGGCGCTGCTTGGTGTACAGCTGTACGGGACCTTCGGCGCGTACGCGCTGCGAGAGCAGTTCGACGGCGTCGAGACCGTTCTCGACGCCTTCTACTTCACCTTGATCACCTCCAGTACGGTCGGCTACGGCGATATCGGCCCCGAAACCGCCGAAGCACAGCTGTTTACCATGTCCGTCGTCGTCCTCGGCGTCGCCAGCTTCGGTATCGCCATCGGGGCGCTCGTCGGACCAGCGATCCAGGCACGCATCACGAAGACCTTAGGAAAGATGACCGACTCAGAACTCGAACGCTTAGACGAGCACGTCCTCGTTCTCGGTTACGGGGACCTGACGGAACCGATCGTGACCGAACTCGACGACAGTGGCGTCCCCTTCGTCGTCATCACCCGAGACGAGTCTGCAGCGAGCGACCTCTCGAGCAGGGACATCCGCGTGTTGACTGCGAACCCGAGCGACGAGGGGCCTCTCCAGCGTGCCCGTATCAAGCGGGCGAAGGCGGTACTGGTGGCGACCGACCACGACGCCGAAGACGCCCTGAGCGTCCTCACGGCCCGTGAGCTGAATCCCGACGTCCGCATCGTCACGGCCGCTACCGATCGCCGAAACGTCGAGAAACTCCGTCGCGCCGGCGCGGACGACGTAATCGGACTCGCGGAGCTCGGCGGCCACTTGCTCGTCCGCTCGGCGCTCGGGACGGACGACTCGTCGGCCATCGAGCAGTTGTTGCAGACGGAGTAG
- a CDS encoding amino acid permease, giving the protein MTDNDEELAKDIGLVSAMTIGMGTMIGAGIFVLPGVAAREAGPIVVLSFIIGGMIAMLNALSVSELGTAMPKAGGAYYYVNRALGPVFGSISGLGDWLGLAFASAFYTIGFGQYLGELLELPSILFLNSVQVGAILAGVIFVGVNYIGAKETGGIQTVIVTILLVILGVFALVGWFSFDWATVTGSGGWAPEGTAEILPATGLVFVSFLGYAKIATVGEEMKNPGRNLPIAIVGSVAIVTVLYGILVTIMLGIVPWPDLSRDAPVAQAAEVAFDDFPGGAAGIAATVMTLGALLATASSANASILASARINFAMGRDKIVTDWLNEIHPRFATPYRSIAVTGALIVGFVILLGTDIEVLAEAASVLHLIVYALLNAALIVFRETDHPSYDPEFRVPLYPIVPILGIVLSLGLIYFMTPEAQILAVLFVVGALLWYALYARRKTPIEGALGEYVRERPDEMPDFAVSAAEAASPEGAQPYSVMVPISNPRTETELISLGSTLAKQHDGVVHAVHIVQVPDQTSLEHVSERLDRFDPNSEQLMASARETAAEHGAEIETHTVVSHRSFEEIFDSAERLNADSVVLGWGPDRAWSSGRTGGALDELTMNLPCDFLVFKDRGFDPSRILLPTAGGPDSDLSAEVAKAFRDVHGSEISVLHVVDEQTQRGKGMSFVGEWADDHGLGDANFLVGTDGDVQGAIADAAEDHSLVLLGATGRGLLSRLLGDSLVFEVADELECSVLLSERPTSESLRERVLGRSKDERADAVEQ; this is encoded by the coding sequence ATGACTGACAACGACGAAGAGCTCGCCAAAGACATCGGGCTCGTCTCCGCGATGACGATCGGCATGGGGACGATGATCGGGGCGGGGATCTTCGTCCTTCCGGGCGTCGCCGCCCGGGAAGCCGGCCCGATCGTCGTTCTCTCCTTTATTATCGGCGGCATGATCGCGATGCTAAACGCACTCTCGGTGTCGGAACTGGGGACGGCGATGCCGAAAGCCGGCGGCGCGTACTACTACGTCAACCGCGCTCTCGGGCCGGTGTTCGGCTCGATCTCTGGGCTTGGGGACTGGCTCGGGCTCGCCTTCGCGTCTGCGTTCTACACGATCGGCTTCGGGCAGTATCTGGGCGAGTTACTCGAGTTGCCGTCGATTCTCTTTCTCAACAGCGTTCAGGTCGGGGCCATCCTCGCCGGTGTGATCTTCGTCGGCGTCAACTACATCGGCGCCAAAGAGACCGGCGGCATCCAGACGGTGATCGTGACGATTCTGCTCGTGATCCTGGGCGTCTTCGCGCTCGTCGGCTGGTTCTCGTTCGACTGGGCGACGGTGACGGGGTCGGGTGGCTGGGCGCCCGAAGGCACGGCCGAGATTCTGCCCGCTACCGGGCTCGTGTTCGTCTCATTTCTCGGGTACGCGAAGATCGCAACCGTCGGCGAGGAGATGAAAAATCCCGGCCGGAATCTCCCGATCGCGATCGTCGGCAGCGTCGCCATCGTCACCGTCCTCTACGGCATTCTCGTGACGATCATGCTCGGAATCGTCCCGTGGCCGGACCTCAGCCGCGACGCGCCCGTCGCGCAGGCGGCCGAGGTGGCGTTCGACGACTTCCCCGGCGGTGCTGCCGGCATCGCCGCCACGGTCATGACACTCGGCGCGCTGCTGGCGACTGCCTCCTCGGCGAACGCCTCGATTCTGGCGTCGGCCCGGATCAACTTCGCGATGGGACGGGACAAGATCGTTACCGACTGGCTGAACGAGATCCACCCCCGCTTTGCGACGCCGTACCGGTCGATCGCCGTTACCGGCGCTCTGATCGTCGGCTTCGTCATCCTGCTGGGGACCGATATCGAGGTTCTGGCAGAAGCCGCGAGCGTCCTCCACCTCATCGTCTACGCGCTGTTGAACGCCGCTTTGATCGTCTTTCGGGAGACCGACCACCCGAGTTACGACCCCGAGTTCCGGGTGCCCCTGTATCCGATCGTCCCGATTCTCGGGATCGTCCTCTCGCTCGGACTGATCTACTTCATGACCCCCGAAGCACAGATCCTCGCCGTCCTGTTCGTGGTCGGTGCGCTCCTCTGGTACGCCCTCTACGCTCGCCGAAAGACCCCCATCGAGGGAGCACTCGGCGAGTACGTTCGCGAGCGACCCGACGAGATGCCCGACTTCGCCGTCTCTGCTGCAGAAGCTGCCTCTCCCGAGGGAGCACAACCCTACTCCGTGATGGTTCCCATCTCGAACCCTCGGACGGAGACCGAGCTGATCTCGCTGGGAAGCACGCTGGCAAAGCAACACGACGGCGTGGTTCACGCGGTCCACATCGTACAGGTACCCGACCAGACGTCGCTCGAACACGTCTCCGAGCGACTCGACCGATTCGACCCGAACTCGGAGCAGTTGATGGCGAGCGCTCGAGAGACGGCCGCAGAGCACGGTGCTGAGATCGAAACTCACACCGTCGTCTCTCACCGCTCCTTCGAGGAAATCTTCGACTCGGCCGAACGGCTGAACGCCGACAGCGTGGTCCTCGGGTGGGGTCCCGACCGAGCGTGGTCCAGCGGCCGAACCGGTGGCGCACTGGACGAGCTGACGATGAACCTGCCCTGTGACTTCCTCGTCTTCAAGGATCGCGGGTTCGACCCCTCCCGTATCCTGCTGCCGACCGCCGGCGGTCCCGACTCGGACCTGAGCGCGGAGGTCGCCAAAGCGTTCCGCGACGTACACGGCTCCGAGATCTCCGTGCTACACGTCGTCGACGAACAGACCCAGCGAGGGAAAGGGATGAGCTTCGTCGGCGAGTGGGCCGACGACCACGGCCTCGGCGATGCGAACTTCCTCGTCGGAACGGATGGCGACGTGCAGGGAGCTATCGCCGACGCAGCCGAAGACCACTCCCTCGTGTTGCTCGGTGCAACCGGACGTGGACTGCTCTCGCGGCTGCTCGGCGACTCGCTCGTGTTCGAGGTTGCTGACGAACTCGAATGCTCGGTACTGCTCTCCGAACGGCCCACGTCGGAGTCCCTTCGCGAACGGGTGCTCGGACGGTCCAAAGACGAACGGGCCGACGCTGTCGAACAGTAG
- a CDS encoding HPP family protein codes for MPDVDVDFDESANELDLKDEYSATVNVFLHFTVLGLITLVTGRPFLFPSLGPSAYLMATGEKARAEGAYHVIGGHAVAVASGLIAYALLGNEVSAYVVFAQPDPALSWDLVYLWASATVAMMLTTTAMLLTKTNHAAACATTLIVALGLMGGLEDAVIIVTAVAILWTFHEWVISTLAERYGFKPRNARE; via the coding sequence GTGCCAGACGTCGACGTCGATTTCGACGAGTCTGCCAACGAGCTAGATCTCAAAGACGAGTACAGCGCGACGGTCAACGTCTTCTTGCACTTTACCGTTCTCGGGTTGATCACCCTCGTCACCGGGCGACCGTTTCTCTTCCCCAGTCTGGGTCCGTCGGCGTACCTGATGGCGACCGGCGAGAAGGCCCGGGCCGAAGGGGCTTACCACGTCATCGGCGGTCACGCGGTCGCCGTCGCCTCCGGGCTGATCGCGTACGCGCTGCTCGGCAACGAGGTCAGCGCGTACGTGGTTTTCGCCCAGCCCGACCCCGCGCTCTCGTGGGACCTCGTCTATCTCTGGGCGAGTGCGACGGTCGCGATGATGCTGACGACCACAGCAATGTTGCTCACGAAGACGAACCACGCCGCCGCCTGCGCGACGACGCTGATCGTCGCGCTCGGTCTGATGGGCGGACTCGAAGATGCAGTCATCATCGTCACCGCCGTCGCGATCCTGTGGACCTTCCACGAGTGGGTCATCTCGACGCTCGCGGAGCGCTACGGCTTCAAGCCGCGAAACGCACGAGAATGA
- a CDS encoding DUF456 domain-containing protein yields the protein MSDRSEEVTTDRDEPSTDELVAETERLLSGDADLEADEATEDRSRGVDGLSDSWSGSPSEEAATDSETSGDTSTSRLGSLGARLSPTRYFSVGAFLVCLLAVGTGLFVGDLLVPVAGRLLGMFLAALLAGLVAPTRRYLEVAAAGISVGAVSSVFNYAVLTLIGGIGSPLALGATAGLVVCVLGYYFGRDIRDGFLREV from the coding sequence ATGAGTGATCGCTCGGAGGAGGTGACGACCGATCGGGACGAGCCCTCGACCGACGAGCTCGTCGCCGAGACAGAGCGGCTTCTCTCCGGAGACGCCGATCTCGAAGCCGACGAGGCGACCGAGGATCGGTCGAGGGGTGTCGACGGGCTGTCCGATTCGTGGTCCGGGTCTCCGTCCGAGGAAGCGGCGACGGACTCCGAGACGTCGGGCGACACCTCGACGTCGCGGCTGGGGTCGCTTGGCGCGCGACTCTCACCAACGCGGTACTTTTCGGTGGGTGCCTTCCTCGTCTGCTTACTCGCCGTCGGGACCGGACTGTTCGTCGGCGATCTGCTCGTTCCGGTCGCCGGTCGTCTCCTCGGCATGTTCCTCGCGGCGCTGCTGGCCGGACTCGTCGCCCCGACGCGACGGTACCTCGAAGTGGCCGCCGCCGGAATTTCCGTCGGTGCCGTCTCGTCGGTGTTCAACTACGCCGTGCTGACGCTGATCGGCGGTATCGGTTCTCCACTGGCACTCGGCGCGACGGCTGGGCTGGTCGTCTGCGTCCTCGGCTACTACTTCGGTCGCGACATCCGTGACGGCTTTTTGCGGGAGGTGTAG
- a CDS encoding VOC family protein has translation MVDVESPAPDTRIGRTALRVAEREEVTAFYRDVVGLTVLSREAERTVLGADGTELLVLSGGGTAAPRGRSEAGLFHTAFAVPTRADLGDALRRVRDRWRLDGAADHGFSEALYFTDPEGNGVEVYRDRPQEAWPRTDGGDLRTIQQPLGLERLAANAAGADRAPAGTTVGHVHLEGTSTAAARSFYVDALGFAVTIDLAPSALFVAAGGYHHHVAVNTWNGRSSPKTADTRGLAWFELVVPDAAALGALRERFGERDVSARDRTEGIELAAPDGISVRVRREG, from the coding sequence ATGGTCGACGTCGAGAGCCCAGCCCCAGACACCCGAATCGGCCGAACCGCGCTCCGCGTAGCTGAACGCGAGGAGGTCACGGCGTTCTACCGGGACGTCGTCGGGCTCACGGTGCTCAGCCGTGAGGCGGAGCGGACGGTACTCGGTGCGGACGGGACGGAGCTTCTGGTCCTCTCGGGCGGCGGTACGGCCGCCCCCCGCGGGCGATCGGAAGCCGGGCTCTTTCACACCGCGTTCGCGGTTCCGACGCGTGCCGATCTGGGCGACGCGCTGCGTCGCGTTCGCGACCGCTGGCGCCTCGACGGCGCGGCCGACCACGGCTTCAGCGAGGCGCTGTATTTTACCGACCCGGAGGGTAACGGCGTCGAGGTCTACCGCGATCGGCCTCAGGAGGCGTGGCCCAGAACCGACGGGGGCGACCTTCGGACCATCCAACAGCCCCTCGGTCTCGAAAGACTCGCGGCCAACGCAGCTGGAGCCGACCGGGCGCCGGCCGGGACCACGGTGGGCCACGTCCACCTCGAAGGGACCTCGACCGCCGCCGCCAGATCGTTCTACGTCGACGCGCTCGGCTTCGCCGTGACGATCGACCTCGCCCCGTCGGCGCTGTTCGTCGCGGCGGGTGGCTACCACCACCACGTCGCCGTGAACACGTGGAACGGGCGGTCGAGCCCGAAGACCGCAGACACCCGTGGGCTGGCCTGGTTCGAGCTCGTCGTCCCGGACGCCGCCGCACTTGGGGCGCTTCGCGAGCGCTTCGGGGAGCGCGACGTTTCGGCTCGGGACCGTACAGAGGGGATCGAACTCGCGGCGCCCGACGGGATCTCGGTTCGGGTGCGACGGGAGGGCTGA